The Mesomycoplasma ovipneumoniae ATCC 29419 genome segment TTATTAATTTTAGACCTGGATATAATTCAACAGTTTTTCAAAAATTAATTGATCAAGGAGCTCAGCCATTAATTAAAGTTTATAACGACGAATTAGGTCTGGGTGGGAAAGGTCTTTTTTCTTTTTTTGGTAAAATTTTAAATCCACTTGACAAAACCAAGTTAGTTGGTGGTTCATCTTCAGGAAGTGCGGCAACAATTGACTCTGTCCATTTTGCAATTGGCTCAGACACTGGTGATTCAATAAGAAGACCGGCTAGTTTTGTCGGAAAAGTCGGTTTTAAGCCTTCGTATGGAGCCGTTTCTCGTCACGGTTTGTTTGCTTATGCAACTTCTCTTGACACAGTCGCTTGACTTACCCACAATGTTAGTGATTCGATTTTGGTTTCTCAAACTGTTTTTGACCAAGATGAAAATGACTTAACTTCTGTTGAAGTTGAGATTCAAAAAGTTGAAAAAACTAAGCCAAAAAAAGTTTTATTCTTGAATTTTGATGACGAAATTGAATCTTATGTTAAAGAAAAACTCTATAAATTACAGCATATTTTACAATCTGAGGGCGTTTTGGTTGAAAACATCATCCCTGATTTAAATTTACTAAAAACAATTTTACCAGTTTATGAAATTATTTCTTATTCAGAGGCTACTTCAAATTTGTCAGCAATAAACGGTTTAACTTTTGGAAATACAGACAAAAATCTAAAATGAGAAGATATTTTCTTAAAAACAAGGACAGACGGATTTGGCTTTATGCTTCAAAAAAGACTGATTTGAGGATCTTTTTTCCTTGAGCAGAAAAATCAAGAACATTTTTTCATTAAGGCAAAAAAAATTAGAACCCTAATTAAAAATTATTATGAATCACTTTTAAATCAGTTTGATATAGTGCTTTTCCCTGCTTTTTATGGCGTTGCACCTGATGTTTTTGGAAAAAACAGTGAAAAAAGTGACCAAATTACCAATTTTATACTTGCAATTTCTAATTTAGTCGGAAATCCTTCGATAACAATCCCATTAGGAAAACACAAAAATTTACCTTTTAATCTAGCCATTGATTCAAAAATTAATTCTGATGCAAGTTTATTAGGTTTTTCACTTTATATTGAAGAAAAAATAGGTGACATTAATGTTGAATAATAAATATTTAGTAACTATTGGGGTCGAAATTCACTTAGAACTTAATACAAAGGCCAAAATGTTCTCAAATTCGCCAAATTCAAGTGGTCAACCTAATAAATTTTTTAATCTTTTTGACTTAGGTTATCTTGGAACATTGCCAAAAATAAACAAAAAAGCTGTCGAAAAAGCAATAATTTTAGCAAAATCCTTAAAAATGGAAATTCCGTCAGTTTTAGCTTTTGACCGGAAAAATTATTTTTACCCTGATTTGCCAAAAGGTTTTCAAATTACCCAGCAATTTTATCCAATTGGAAAAAATGGTTCAATAAATGTTGGCGATTTTAGTGTTTTGATTGAAAGAATTCACCTTGAAGAAGACACGGCCAAGCAAATTCATAAAGAAAATCAGACATTTTTTGACTATAATCGCTGTGGTGTTCCTTTGATTGAAATAGTTACTTATCCGGTGCTAGATTCGGCCGAAAAAGCTGCTCAATATGTTGATGAAATCAGAAAATTAGCTTTATTTTTAGGTATTTCTGATGCAAAACTAGAAAATGGTTCACTTCGGGCTGACATAAACATTTCAGTTCGTGAAAAAAATCAAGAATTTTTTAACCCAAAAGTTGAAATTAAAAACATAAATTCAATTTCTAACATCCAAAAAGCCGCCCAACTTGAAATTGAAGAGCAAATTAATACTTATGAAAAAGGTCAAAAAGTTTCTCAAGTTACTAAAAAATTTAATGATAAACTAATAAAAAATCAAACATTGAGAACCAAAACGGATGCCATAGATTATAAATATTTTCCTGAGCCAAATTTACCTTATATTGAATTGACAAAAGAATTTATTGACTCTATCCAAGTCCCGCTTAGTCCTTTAGAAATCCAAAAAAACCTTGAAAAACACGGTGTTTCTACATTTTATATTAATCAAATTTTGAATAATTTTGAATTTTGAACTTTTTTAAAAAATTCAAATCCAGAAAATTGATCCCAAAGTGTTAAATTATTTTTTGCTGAAATAGTTCCAATTATTAACAAAAACGGCTTTGACCAACTTAATATTGACTCTGATTTTTTTGGAAATTCAGTCAAAAAACTGTTAGAAAATCAAATAACTAACAGTGATTTTCGACAAATAATTGAAATAAAAAATAACGAACCTAACCTAGAACTTGATAGCATTATTAAAACAATTTTGGACAAAAAATTATCTGATGACGAGATTAAAAGTCTTTTGGCTGAACTTATTAGTCAGGAAACTAGTCAAATTGAGCAAAATAAAAACAATAAAGAAAAATTATTTAAAATTTTGATAGGTAAATTAATCAAAAAAACAAAAGGTAATGCTGATCCTAAAAAAGTAAATTTGATTTTGACTGAATGGTTAAAAAATCTTTAAGAATAAAATCATTTTTAAATGAATTTTTTTGCCTAAAATTACATATAAACATATAAAAAACAGCGATTTATGATATAATTATGTATCTATAAACAAAAATAAATAAGGAGAAAGGATGCACGAAAAAAACAAAAATTCATTAATATTAGCACTGACCGCTGTTGGTGGTGTTGCTATTTTTGCGACAACGATTGGACTTGTAACTCGAATTCGCTATACAGGAGA includes the following:
- the gatB gene encoding Asp-tRNA(Asn)/Glu-tRNA(Gln) amidotransferase subunit GatB, encoding MLNNKYLVTIGVEIHLELNTKAKMFSNSPNSSGQPNKFFNLFDLGYLGTLPKINKKAVEKAIILAKSLKMEIPSVLAFDRKNYFYPDLPKGFQITQQFYPIGKNGSINVGDFSVLIERIHLEEDTAKQIHKENQTFFDYNRCGVPLIEIVTYPVLDSAEKAAQYVDEIRKLALFLGISDAKLENGSLRADINISVREKNQEFFNPKVEIKNINSISNIQKAAQLEIEEQINTYEKGQKVSQVTKKFNDKLIKNQTLRTKTDAIDYKYFPEPNLPYIELTKEFIDSIQVPLSPLEIQKNLEKHGVSTFYINQILNNFEFWTFLKNSNPENWSQSVKLFFAEIVPIINKNGFDQLNIDSDFFGNSVKKLLENQITNSDFRQIIEIKNNEPNLELDSIIKTILDKKLSDDEIKSLLAELISQETSQIEQNKNNKEKLFKILIGKLIKKTKGNADPKKVNLILTEWLKNL
- a CDS encoding amidase family protein yields the protein MTKFELNIDQATEKLKKDENNAVFSFFELKNQKKGILSGMFFSIKSNFATVEGVSHGSSNSLINFRPGYNSTVFQKLIDQGAQPLIKVYNDELGLGGKGLFSFFGKILNPLDKTKLVGGSSSGSAATIDSVHFAIGSDTGDSIRRPASFVGKVGFKPSYGAVSRHGLFAYATSLDTVAWLTHNVSDSILVSQTVFDQDENDLTSVEVEIQKVEKTKPKKVLFLNFDDEIESYVKEKLYKLQHILQSEGVLVENIIPDLNLLKTILPVYEIISYSEATSNLSAINGLTFGNTDKNLKWEDIFLKTRTDGFGFMLQKRLIWGSFFLEQKNQEHFFIKAKKIRTLIKNYYESLLNQFDIVLFPAFYGVAPDVFGKNSEKSDQITNFILAISNLVGNPSITIPLGKHKNLPFNLAIDSKINSDASLLGFSLYIEEKIGDINVE